The sequence ACCCGCTGGGTCAAGCCGCTCGGCCGCTGATCCTCACCCGGGGGAGCGGCGGGCGGAGCCGATCACGCAGTACGAGGTGGGCAGGGCCGGACCGCGCTCCGGCAGCCGGAAGGCGCGGTGCGAGACGATCCGGAAGCCCGCGGCCTCGATCGAGGCGAGCGGGTCGCGGGAGGTGTGGCAGCCGCCGAAGAGGCGGGGCCAGACGGTCCGGTCCAGCGCGCGCTGGACGGCAGCCATGCCGGGCCCCGGGGCCAGGCCGTGTTCGAGGAAGCGCAGTTCGGCGTCGGGGCGCAGGACGCGGTGCAGCTCGGCGAGGGTGCGCGGGAGGTCCCGTACGGTGCACAGCACCAGGGAGGCGACGGCGGCGTCGAAGGCCTCGCTCTTGACCGGGAGGGCTTCGGCGACACCGGGTACGACGTCCACCGGGACCTCGGCGCGCAGGGCGGCGGAGACCGCGAGCCGGCGGAGGGTGCGCTCCGGTTCGACGGCCACCACCTCGGAGACGGCGCGCGGGTAGTGGGCGAAGTTCAGGCCGTTGCCGGAGCCGATCTCGATCACGCGGCCGGAGACGCCGTGCAGCAGCTCGCGGCGGAGGGCGGCGATGCCGTGGGTTTCGGCGGTGGCGCTGGCGCGGGCGTAGAACCGGGCGAAGAGCGGGTGGTGCACGGAGTCGGGGGGCGGTTTGCTGCGCGGCGACATGACGGACCTCCCGGGGCGGGGGACGGGGCGCATACCTTCAGCGTGCCCTTTCCGCTGGCGCTCATCCCTGGTGGGGTGGTGCTGCGCCGCCGCTGCCGGGGCTCCGCCCCGGGCCCCCGCGTCACCCGCGCCGCCGCTGCCGGGGGCTCTGCCCCCGGGCCCCCGCGCCTCAAACGCCGGCGGGGCTGGTGGTGGCTGGGTTCGGTTAGGCCGGCCAGGTGGTCAGGAAGGACTGGGGGGACCAGGTTCCGTGCAGGGGGGCGGCCAGCCATGAGGGGGCCGCGGTGCGGAAGGCGGGCGGGGGGGTGGAGCCCGCGCCGTGCGGGATCGCGCCCAGCAGCGGCAGGTCCGAGACCTTCGGGAGGTCCGCGAGGTTGCACCGGGAGGCCAGGTCCGGGGACGCGGGCCAGCTGCCGACCACCAGGCCCAGTCCGGTGAGGTCCCGGGCCCGGAGGGCTTCCGCCGTCAGGGCGGCGGAATTGAGGGTTCCGAGGCCTGCGGGGGCCACCACCAGCACCGGGGCGCCGATCAGCCGGGCCGCGTCCGCGAGGGTGTGGCCTTCCTCGTCGAAGCGGACGAGCAGTCCGCCCGCGCCCTCCACGAGCACCAGGTCGTGGTCCCGGGACAGCCGTTCCGCGGCCTGCGCGATGTCCGCAGGCGAGAGCGTCGGCAGCCCCGACCGGCGGGCCGCGGTGTCCGGGGCCAACGGCTCCGGGTAGCGGGCCAGTTCCACCGCCGTGACGGTGGGGCCCGCCAGCCGGACGGCCTCGGCGGCGTCCCCCGGCTCGTCCGGGCCCACGCCGGTCTGGGCGGGCTTGAGCACCGCCACCGAGAGGCCGGCGGCCACCGCGGCGGCGGCGATCGCCGAGGTGACCACCGTCTTGCCGATCTCCGTGCCCGTGCCGGACACGACCAGTACGGACATCTCAGCCTTCCCGCGCCGCCGCGCACACCGCGCGGCAGATGCGGGCGACGTCGCCGTCGCCGGTGACGAAGGGCGGCATGGTGTAGATCAGGTCCCGGAAGGGGCGCAGCCACACGCCTTCCCGGACCGCCGCCCGGGTGGCGGCCGCCACGTCGGCCTCGTGGTCCAGCTGGACCACGCCGATGGCGCCCAGCACGCGTACGTCCCGGACCCCGGGCAGGGCGGCCGCCTCCGCAAGGCCCTCGCGCAGGCCCGCTTCGATCCGCTTGACCTCCCGGGCCCAGTCCTGGCCCAGCAGCAGGTCGACGGAGGCCAGGGCGACGGCGGTGGCCAGGGGGTTGCCCATGAAGGTCGGCCCGTGGGCCAGCACCGGGACCTCGCCCTGCGAGATCCCCTGCGCGACCCGCTCGGTGCACAGGGCCGCGGCTAGCGTGAGGTACCCGCCGGTCAGCGACTTGCCCACGCACAGCACGTCGGGCGTGATCCCGGCGTGGTCGGCCGCGAAGAGCGCGCCCGTACGGCCGAAGCCCGTGGCGATCTCGTCCAGGACCAGCAGGACCCCGTACTCGTCGCAGAGCTCGCGCAGCACCCGCAGGTATCCGGGGTTGTGGAAGCGCATGCCGCCCGCGCCCTGCACCACCGGCTCCACGATCACGGCGGCCAGCTCGTGCGCGTGCGCGGCGATCAGGCTGCGCAGGTGGGCGGCGTACGCGGGGTCGACGGGCGTGTCGAAGCCGCCGGGCGGCGCGTCCGCGAAGACCTGCTGGGGCAGGTGCCCCTGCCACAGCTCGTGCATCCCGCCCTGGGGATCGCAGACGGCCATCGGCTGCCAGGTGTCCCCGTGGTAGCCGCCGCGCCAGGTCAGCAGCCGGGTCTTGCCCGTCCGTCCCAGCGAACGCCAGTACTGGAGGGACATCTTGACCGCGACCTCGACGGCGACCGAGCCCGAGTCGGCGAGGAAGACGTGCTCCAGGCCGGCCGGGGTGATCTCCACCAGCTTCGCGGCCAGCCGGACGGCGGGCTCGTGGGTGAGCCCGCCGAACATCACGTGTGACATCCGGCCCAGCTGGCCGGTCACGGCCTCGTTCAGCACCGGGTGGTTGTACCCGTGGATCGCCGACCACCAGGAGGACATGCCGTCGACCAGCTCGTCCTGCCCCTCGGCCGGGGCGGCGAGCCGCAGCCGGACACCCGAGGCGGAGGAGACGACCAGCGGCTCCTGCCGCCCGGGCATGGGGCCGTACGGGTGCCAGACGTGCTGCCGGTCCAGAGCGAGCAGCTCCTCGACCGGCAGCGGGTCGTGCGCGGCGTGCGGATCAGGCATTGGGGGCGAGATCCGTTCCCGCTCCACGACGGCGCACCGCCACCAGGTCGGACCGCACCTCACCGGCGCCGGCCTGCGCGGCCGCCGGTACCGGCGCCGGCTCCTGGGCGGCGGGCGCGTGCCCGGAGCAGCCGCCGCAGGCCGAGCCGCAGCCCGCCCCGTCGGCCGCACCGGAGGGAGCCGCCGGGCCGCAGACCGAGGCGCCGCCGCCGTGCGATCCGCAGCCCCCGGCCGTAGCGGCCTCCGCCACGTCGGCGCGGTGCGCGGGAAGGGTCGTCGTACCGGCGCCCTCCACCTCGAAACCGGCGTCCGCGATCATGTCGAGGTCGGCCTGGCCGGCCTGGCCCTCACTGGTGAGGTAGTCGCCCAGGAAGATCGAGTTGACCAGGTGCAGGGCCAGCGGCTGCATCGTGCGCAGGTGCACCTCGCGGCCGCCCGCGAGCCGGACCTCGACGTCGGGGCAGACGAAGCGCACCATGGCCAGGATCCGCAGGGCGCGCTGCGGGGTGAGGTTCCACTCCTTGGCGAGCGGGGTGCCCTCGAAGGGGATCAGGAAGTTGACCGGCACCGAGTCCGGGTCCAGCTCGCGCAGCGAGTAGACGACGTCGACCAGGTCCTCGTCGCTCTCGCCCATGCCCGCGATCAGGCCGGAGCAGGCGGACAGGCCGGCGGCGTGCGCCTTCTGCACCGTGTCGACCCGGTCCGCGTAGGTGTGGGTCTTGGTGATCTGGCCGTACGTCGCCTCGGAGGTGTTGAGGTTGTGGTTGTACGCGTCCGCGCCCGCGTCGCGCAGCCGCTCCGCCTGGCCGTCCGAGAGCAGGCCGAGGCAGGCGCAGACCTCGACGCCCTCGTTCTGCTCCTTGATCGCCGCGATGGTCTTCCCGACGCGGTCCACGTCCCGGTCCGTCGGACCGCGGCCGCTCGCCACCAGGCAGACCCGCTTGGCGCCGCCCGCGACACCGGCCGCCGCGGCCTGGGAGGCCTCCTCCGGCTTCAGCCAGGTGTACTTGAGGATCTCGGCCTTGGAGCCCAGACGCTGGGAGCAGTACGAGCAGTCCTCGGGGCACAGGCCCGACTTCAGGTTGACCAGGTAGTTCAGCTTGACCCGACGACCGAACCACTGGCGGCGCACCTTGCCGGCCGCGGCCACCACGTCGAGCA comes from Streptomyces sp. NBC_01408 and encodes:
- a CDS encoding class I SAM-dependent methyltransferase; the protein is MSPRSKPPPDSVHHPLFARFYARASATAETHGIAALRRELLHGVSGRVIEIGSGNGLNFAHYPRAVSEVVAVEPERTLRRLAVSAALRAEVPVDVVPGVAEALPVKSEAFDAAVASLVLCTVRDLPRTLAELHRVLRPDAELRFLEHGLAPGPGMAAVQRALDRTVWPRLFGGCHTSRDPLASIEAAGFRIVSHRAFRLPERGPALPTSYCVIGSARRSPG
- the bioD gene encoding dethiobiotin synthase — its product is MSVLVVSGTGTEIGKTVVTSAIAAAAVAAGLSVAVLKPAQTGVGPDEPGDAAEAVRLAGPTVTAVELARYPEPLAPDTAARRSGLPTLSPADIAQAAERLSRDHDLVLVEGAGGLLVRFDEEGHTLADAARLIGAPVLVVAPAGLGTLNSAALTAEALRARDLTGLGLVVGSWPASPDLASRCNLADLPKVSDLPLLGAIPHGAGSTPPPAFRTAAPSWLAAPLHGTWSPQSFLTTWPA
- a CDS encoding adenosylmethionine--8-amino-7-oxononanoate transaminase gives rise to the protein MPDPHAAHDPLPVEELLALDRQHVWHPYGPMPGRQEPLVVSSASGVRLRLAAPAEGQDELVDGMSSWWSAIHGYNHPVLNEAVTGQLGRMSHVMFGGLTHEPAVRLAAKLVEITPAGLEHVFLADSGSVAVEVAVKMSLQYWRSLGRTGKTRLLTWRGGYHGDTWQPMAVCDPQGGMHELWQGHLPQQVFADAPPGGFDTPVDPAYAAHLRSLIAAHAHELAAVIVEPVVQGAGGMRFHNPGYLRVLRELCDEYGVLLVLDEIATGFGRTGALFAADHAGITPDVLCVGKSLTGGYLTLAAALCTERVAQGISQGEVPVLAHGPTFMGNPLATAVALASVDLLLGQDWAREVKRIEAGLREGLAEAAALPGVRDVRVLGAIGVVQLDHEADVAAATRAAVREGVWLRPFRDLIYTMPPFVTGDGDVARICRAVCAAAREG
- the bioB gene encoding biotin synthase BioB, whose product is MDLLNTLVDKGLRRELPTREEALAVLATSDDELLDVVAAAGKVRRQWFGRRVKLNYLVNLKSGLCPEDCSYCSQRLGSKAEILKYTWLKPEEASQAAAAGVAGGAKRVCLVASGRGPTDRDVDRVGKTIAAIKEQNEGVEVCACLGLLSDGQAERLRDAGADAYNHNLNTSEATYGQITKTHTYADRVDTVQKAHAAGLSACSGLIAGMGESDEDLVDVVYSLRELDPDSVPVNFLIPFEGTPLAKEWNLTPQRALRILAMVRFVCPDVEVRLAGGREVHLRTMQPLALHLVNSIFLGDYLTSEGQAGQADLDMIADAGFEVEGAGTTTLPAHRADVAEAATAGGCGSHGGGASVCGPAAPSGAADGAGCGSACGGCSGHAPAAQEPAPVPAAAQAGAGEVRSDLVAVRRRGAGTDLAPNA